A window from Streptomyces subrutilus encodes these proteins:
- a CDS encoding HAD-IIB family hydrolase, whose protein sequence is MTSALPYDLIATDLDGTLLRAGDTVSARSRRALATARAAGARHIVVTGRPVPQVRHVLDGLGYEGLAVCGQGAQVYDAARGVLLHSVSMDRGLAEVALGKIEAEIGEVYAAVNQEGLDAEMLIGPGYRMWHPHLPTVRVPRRSDLWSAPINKVLLQHPRLDDDELTRVARSVVGDLVNVTMAGEHTVELQPPGIDKASGLARAAAFLDARAAGTIAFGDMPNDIPMFAWAARGVAMANAHRELVAVADEMTLSNEDDGIAVVLERLFA, encoded by the coding sequence GTGACTTCCGCCCTCCCCTATGACCTGATCGCCACCGACCTGGACGGGACTCTGCTGCGCGCCGGGGACACCGTCTCGGCCCGCTCCCGCCGGGCACTCGCCACCGCCCGCGCCGCCGGCGCCCGGCACATCGTCGTCACGGGCCGCCCGGTCCCACAGGTCCGGCACGTCCTGGACGGCCTCGGCTACGAGGGGCTCGCGGTGTGCGGGCAGGGCGCGCAGGTGTACGACGCGGCGCGCGGGGTGCTGCTGCACTCCGTCTCCATGGACCGGGGGCTGGCCGAAGTGGCCCTCGGCAAGATCGAGGCGGAGATCGGCGAGGTGTACGCGGCCGTCAACCAGGAGGGGCTGGACGCGGAGATGCTGATAGGGCCGGGCTACCGGATGTGGCACCCGCACCTGCCCACGGTCCGGGTGCCGCGCCGCAGCGACCTGTGGTCGGCCCCCATCAACAAGGTGCTGCTCCAGCACCCGCGGCTGGACGACGACGAGCTGACGCGGGTGGCCCGGTCGGTGGTCGGCGACCTCGTCAACGTCACCATGGCGGGGGAGCACACGGTCGAGCTCCAGCCGCCCGGCATCGACAAGGCCAGCGGACTGGCGCGGGCGGCGGCCTTCCTGGACGCCCGGGCGGCCGGGACGATCGCCTTCGGGGACATGCCCAACGACATCCCCATGTTCGCCTGGGCCGCCCGCGGGGTGGCGATGGCCAACGCCCACCGCGAGCTGGTGGCCGTGGCCGACGAGATGACCCTGTCGAACGAGGACGACGGGATCGCGGTGGTCCTGGAACGCCTCTTCGCCTGA
- the fahA gene encoding fumarylacetoacetase, with translation MPQQSPLEVPEGDPFGPHNLPYGVFSTAREDRRRIGVRIGGHVLDAGAAAAALGSPYAGLLGQPSLNPLLAAGRTAWRDVRRALTAWVTDPGHRPAVEPHLLPLDEVVLHLPYEVADYVDFYASEHHATNVGKIFRPDGDALTPNWKHLPIGYHGRSGTIVVSGTDVVRPSGQRKAPTDPVPVFGPSVKLDIEAEVGFVVGAPSELGRPVPLAGFEDHVFGLFLLNDWSARDIQAWEYVPLGPFLGKSFATSVSAWVTPLEALDAARTAPPARDVPLLPYLDDAGDDRPGGFDLRITVSVNGQEIARPPFASMYWTAAQQLAHMTVNGASLRTGDVFGSGTVSGPRTDQRGSLLELTWNGRDAIELSDGKRTFLEDGDTVTLTAWAPGPDGTRVGLGEVTGRITAAR, from the coding sequence ATGCCCCAGCAGAGCCCCCTCGAAGTACCCGAGGGCGACCCGTTCGGGCCGCACAACCTGCCCTACGGCGTCTTCTCCACCGCCCGGGAGGACCGCCGGCGGATCGGTGTCCGCATCGGCGGGCACGTGCTCGACGCGGGCGCGGCCGCCGCCGCGCTCGGTTCCCCGTACGCCGGACTGCTCGGACAGCCCTCCCTCAACCCGCTGCTGGCCGCCGGGCGCACCGCCTGGCGCGACGTGCGCCGGGCCCTGACCGCCTGGGTCACCGACCCCGGGCACCGGCCGGCCGTGGAGCCGCACCTGCTGCCGCTGGACGAGGTCGTGCTGCACCTGCCGTACGAGGTCGCCGACTACGTCGACTTCTACGCGAGCGAGCACCACGCCACCAACGTCGGGAAGATCTTCCGCCCGGACGGGGACGCCCTGACGCCCAACTGGAAGCACCTGCCGATCGGTTACCACGGCCGGTCGGGCACGATCGTCGTCTCGGGCACCGACGTCGTACGGCCCTCCGGCCAGCGCAAGGCCCCCACCGACCCGGTGCCGGTCTTCGGCCCGTCCGTCAAGCTCGACATCGAGGCCGAGGTCGGCTTCGTCGTCGGCGCCCCCTCCGAGCTCGGGCGCCCGGTGCCGCTGGCCGGGTTCGAGGACCACGTCTTCGGCCTCTTCCTCCTCAACGACTGGTCGGCGCGCGACATCCAGGCCTGGGAGTACGTGCCGCTGGGCCCCTTCCTCGGCAAGTCCTTCGCCACCTCGGTCTCCGCCTGGGTCACGCCGCTGGAGGCCCTGGACGCGGCGCGCACCGCCCCGCCCGCCCGCGACGTCCCGCTGCTGCCCTACCTCGACGACGCGGGCGACGACCGGCCCGGCGGCTTCGACCTGCGCATCACCGTGTCCGTCAACGGGCAGGAGATCGCGCGGCCGCCGTTCGCCTCCATGTACTGGACCGCCGCCCAGCAGCTCGCGCACATGACCGTCAACGGTGCTTCGCTGCGCACCGGCGACGTCTTCGGCTCCGGCACGGTCAGCGGGCCGCGGACGGACCAGCGCGGCTCGCTGCTGGAGCTCACCTGGAACGGCCGCGACGCCATCGAGCTCTCCGACGGCAAGCGCACGTTCCTGGAGGACGGGGACACCGTCACCCTGACCGCGTGGGCCCCGGGCCCCGACGGCACCCGGGTGGGCCTCGGCGAGGTCACCGGCCGCATCACCGCGGCGCGCTAG